In Methylovirgula sp., a single genomic region encodes these proteins:
- the map gene encoding type I methionyl aminopeptidase, whose product MTFVDAIDVSGRKTGQIKLHGPEAFEGMRKAGRLTAEALDMLAPFVKPGVTTEFLDNLVFDFAIAHNAYPAPLDYRGYRKSICTSINHVVCHGIPDRKPLRDGDIVNIDVTLIVDGWHGDSSRMYLVGDVSRRAQRLIEVTYEALMRGIAVVKPGATTGDIGAAIQDFAEAERCSVVRDFCGHGLGRLFHDEPNILHYGRRGEGVVLKPGMFFTIEPMINLGRPHVKILSDGWTAVTRDRSMSAQFEHTIGVTETGCENFTISPKGLHHPPYDLPAAAA is encoded by the coding sequence ATGACTTTTGTCGATGCCATAGACGTATCCGGTCGCAAGACCGGCCAGATTAAATTACACGGGCCTGAGGCTTTCGAGGGGATGCGTAAGGCGGGGCGCCTGACGGCCGAGGCGCTCGACATGCTGGCGCCGTTCGTCAAGCCGGGTGTCACGACCGAGTTCCTCGATAACCTCGTCTTCGATTTCGCGATTGCGCATAACGCCTATCCCGCGCCGCTTGATTACCGCGGCTATCGCAAGTCGATCTGCACCTCGATCAACCACGTCGTCTGCCACGGTATTCCAGACCGGAAGCCACTGCGCGACGGCGACATTGTCAACATCGACGTCACCTTGATTGTCGACGGATGGCATGGCGATTCGAGCCGGATGTATCTCGTCGGCGACGTCTCGCGCCGGGCACAACGTCTGATCGAGGTGACCTATGAGGCGCTGATGCGCGGCATCGCCGTCGTCAAGCCGGGCGCGACGACAGGCGATATCGGTGCGGCAATTCAGGATTTTGCCGAAGCCGAGCGTTGCTCCGTGGTGCGCGACTTCTGCGGACACGGACTTGGCCGGCTCTTCCATGACGAGCCGAACATCCTGCATTACGGCCGGCGCGGCGAAGGCGTGGTGCTGAAGCCCGGGATGTTTTTCACTATCGAGCCGATGATCAATCTTGGCCGCCCGCACGTGAAAATCCTCTCGGACGGCTGGACCGCGGTGACGCGCGACCGTTCGATGTCGGCGCAATTCGAACATACGATCGGGGTCACGGAGACAGGCTGCGAGAATTTCACCATCTCGCCGAAAGGCCTGCACCACCCGCCTTACGATTTGCCGGCAGCCGCCGCGTGA
- a CDS encoding oligosaccharide flippase family protein, translated as MRVLAAFFFNVLCNFAIGLLVARFLGPAEYGRFALAFAVAVAVQSAFFDCLKLGATRFYSERVRTENPTLRATLDVSFITIALSIGVASSVMFLSGAHFKLSNGLIALALVTAVSNGVFDYNTALVRARFHDQLYTRLVLVKNALALLLTGGGAFIFHSATMALAGSILSMSGAVITARAALRDHGTTRQHASLATAKLIFSYSLPIVCANVLYLSIPLANRAIVATLYGFSETGQFSLAFDLGSKAIQAIGSTLDVVLFQIAVALHEQHGPSKARTQVARNMAIVIAVVLPACTGIWLTLPSVENVVVPVAYRGPFGQLLTLMMAGLFSSAIVQFGINPIFQIAKRTAPLIAAAVIACLVDALLIVVLPKNSDASSLAIAQTGAYIAGLIALVVMASFTKPQWPRPRDLALAALATAAMAAALLPLRERHPGLLTLVEQVTAGTLIYCFFVYVFDIANLREVAVARLRPILARLQASS; from the coding sequence ATGAGGGTTCTTGCCGCGTTTTTCTTCAATGTTCTCTGTAATTTTGCGATTGGCCTTCTGGTCGCGAGGTTCCTCGGGCCTGCCGAATATGGCCGTTTCGCATTGGCCTTCGCCGTCGCCGTTGCAGTGCAGAGCGCGTTTTTCGATTGTCTGAAACTCGGCGCGACACGTTTCTATTCCGAACGCGTGCGCACCGAAAACCCGACCCTGCGCGCGACGCTCGATGTCAGCTTCATCACCATTGCCCTGTCGATCGGCGTGGCGTCGAGCGTGATGTTTCTCTCCGGCGCACATTTCAAGCTTTCGAACGGACTGATCGCACTGGCGCTGGTCACAGCGGTCTCGAACGGCGTTTTCGATTACAACACCGCTCTTGTGCGTGCACGATTCCACGACCAGCTCTATACCCGGCTTGTCCTGGTGAAGAATGCTTTGGCCTTGTTACTGACAGGCGGCGGGGCTTTTATCTTTCACTCCGCCACCATGGCGCTCGCCGGGAGCATCCTCAGCATGTCCGGCGCCGTTATTACCGCGCGCGCAGCGCTGCGCGATCACGGCACGACGCGCCAGCATGCGAGTCTTGCGACTGCCAAATTGATCTTTTCTTATTCGCTGCCGATCGTCTGCGCGAACGTCCTCTATCTATCGATCCCCTTGGCCAATCGAGCCATCGTCGCGACGCTCTATGGTTTCTCGGAGACGGGACAGTTTTCGCTCGCCTTCGACCTTGGCAGCAAGGCGATTCAGGCGATCGGCTCAACGCTCGACGTGGTTTTGTTTCAGATTGCCGTCGCGCTGCACGAGCAACACGGGCCAAGCAAGGCGAGGACCCAGGTGGCGCGCAACATGGCGATCGTCATCGCCGTCGTCCTGCCGGCCTGCACCGGCATCTGGCTGACGTTGCCGTCCGTCGAAAATGTCGTCGTCCCGGTCGCCTATCGCGGGCCATTCGGGCAATTGCTGACGCTGATGATGGCCGGCCTCTTCAGTTCGGCGATCGTGCAGTTCGGCATCAACCCGATCTTCCAGATTGCCAAACGTACCGCGCCGCTGATCGCCGCAGCAGTGATCGCCTGCCTCGTCGATGCTTTGCTGATCGTCGTCCTGCCGAAGAACTCGGATGCGTCGAGCCTCGCCATCGCTCAGACTGGCGCCTACATCGCTGGTCTAATCGCGCTTGTCGTTATGGCGAGTTTTACCAAGCCGCAATGGCCGCGCCCGCGCGACCTTGCCCTCGCTGCGCTCGCAACGGCTGCCATGGCTGCCGCGCTCTTGCCGCTGCGCGAGCGCCATCCTGGATTATTGACGCTCGTCGAGCAGGTCACCGCTGGGACCCTGATCTACTGTTTCTTCGTCTATGTATTCGACATCGCAAATCTGCGCGAGGTCGCCGTCGCCCGGTTAAGGCCGATCCTCGCGCGGCTACAAGCATCTTCCTGA
- a CDS encoding MMPL family transporter, with translation MHPLAYGIERIGLISLRFPYLVAVVLAVAAILAAFGIGRIKVDDSLSQLFRSNTPEFHQYEDVTARFPSSEYDVLLVIQGDKLLARDNLSKLRDLVTDLQLIDGTRGIISLFSARQPPEGDHLPAPLFPEPLPEGAAYEALLQKVMSNEILRGKLLSLDGKLTLAVLALDPAVVNSGKLRDVVGEVRKTMDEDLAGSGLSAELSGVPVMQLEIRNAVERDRIVYNALGFLGGCLIAILFFRRISFMIIAAAPPLLAILLALGMLGWLDFRLNMFLNVMTPLIMVISFSDSMQLTYAARDRILAGQSKADALRMAIHVVGPACVLTHATAGLSFVALTFSNSDLIRSFGEAGIIATLIALVSVLTLIPLLGMFLIRKEAAFAKSVKGADMAVDALRRFCGWIAARMVSRPGLYSLCGLIVVVGLGFIYADLQPRYHLADQVPDKEKAVQANRALDAKLTGAQPVDVLIEFPKGQSLYSPETLAAIAAVHSIVEKQAGFGNVWSLETLRRWLAQKVGKSDVNTLRQYVSYLPKYLVERFVSKDQNAVVVEGRLPDIDSSKLLPIVDALDKNLGTVRAAHPGYEIAVTGLAVIAAHNSAGMIEKLNRGLTIEIVFVAAFIGLCFRSFSVMLASIMPAVFPVFTAGAALWVLGQGLQFASVVALTVSFGLGLSATIHFLNRLRLEDTPGEDPAIAVERATILVGPALILTSIVLACGLAMTIFSQLPSLRLFGWLSSFAMLTALIADLFILRPTIMLLLRWSQNRLWS, from the coding sequence CTGCATCCGCTGGCGTACGGGATCGAGCGCATCGGACTTATCTCGTTGCGCTTCCCCTATCTCGTTGCCGTGGTGCTCGCGGTCGCGGCGATTCTCGCCGCCTTTGGCATTGGTCGTATCAAGGTCGACGATTCGCTCAGCCAGTTGTTTCGTTCGAACACGCCCGAGTTTCATCAATATGAGGACGTAACGGCACGCTTCCCGTCGAGTGAGTATGACGTCCTGCTCGTCATCCAGGGCGACAAACTGCTGGCGCGTGACAATCTCAGCAAGCTTCGCGATCTGGTCACCGACCTGCAATTGATCGACGGCACGCGCGGAATCATCTCGCTGTTCTCCGCCCGCCAGCCGCCGGAAGGCGATCACTTGCCAGCCCCGCTGTTCCCCGAGCCTTTGCCGGAGGGCGCAGCCTATGAGGCGCTTCTTCAAAAGGTGATGAGCAACGAAATCCTGCGCGGCAAGCTGCTTTCGCTTGACGGCAAGCTGACCCTGGCCGTGCTGGCGCTCGATCCAGCCGTCGTCAACAGCGGCAAATTACGTGATGTCGTTGGCGAAGTCCGCAAGACGATGGACGAAGACCTTGCCGGATCGGGCCTTTCAGCGGAACTGTCCGGCGTGCCGGTGATGCAGCTCGAAATCCGCAACGCCGTCGAACGCGACCGCATCGTCTATAACGCGCTTGGCTTCCTTGGTGGCTGTCTGATCGCCATCCTGTTCTTCCGCCGCATCTCCTTCATGATCATCGCGGCGGCACCGCCATTGCTGGCAATTTTGCTCGCCCTTGGCATGCTCGGCTGGCTCGACTTCCGGCTCAACATGTTCCTCAACGTGATGACGCCGCTCATCATGGTCATCAGCTTCTCGGACTCGATGCAGCTCACCTATGCGGCGCGCGACCGGATCCTGGCTGGACAAAGCAAGGCCGATGCCTTGCGGATGGCGATCCATGTCGTGGGACCCGCCTGCGTCCTGACACATGCGACGGCCGGCCTTTCCTTCGTCGCGCTGACCTTCTCGAATTCGGACCTCATCCGAAGCTTCGGTGAAGCGGGAATCATCGCAACGCTGATCGCCCTCGTTTCGGTATTGACCCTCATCCCGCTGCTCGGGATGTTCCTGATCCGCAAAGAGGCTGCCTTCGCCAAAAGCGTCAAGGGCGCCGATATGGCCGTCGATGCGCTGCGCCGCTTCTGCGGCTGGATAGCCGCGCGAATGGTGTCACGGCCGGGGCTTTACAGCCTCTGCGGCCTCATCGTCGTCGTCGGCCTCGGCTTCATCTACGCGGATCTTCAGCCGCGTTATCATCTCGCCGATCAGGTGCCAGACAAAGAAAAGGCCGTGCAGGCCAACCGCGCGCTCGATGCCAAATTGACCGGTGCCCAACCCGTCGATGTGCTCATCGAATTCCCCAAGGGCCAATCGCTCTATTCGCCGGAAACGCTGGCAGCAATTGCCGCGGTCCATTCGATCGTCGAGAAGCAGGCGGGCTTCGGCAATGTCTGGTCGCTCGAGACACTACGGCGGTGGCTGGCGCAAAAGGTGGGCAAGTCGGATGTCAACACGTTGCGCCAATATGTCAGTTATCTGCCAAAATATCTGGTCGAGCGGTTCGTCTCGAAAGACCAAAACGCCGTAGTTGTCGAAGGCCGGCTCCCTGATATCGACTCAAGCAAATTGTTGCCGATCGTCGATGCGCTCGATAAAAATCTCGGCACGGTGCGCGCAGCGCATCCGGGCTACGAGATCGCCGTCACCGGCCTTGCGGTCATCGCCGCGCATAACAGCGCCGGCATGATCGAAAAGCTGAACCGTGGTCTGACAATCGAGATCGTTTTCGTTGCGGCCTTTATCGGACTTTGCTTCCGCTCGTTCTCGGTGATGCTCGCGTCCATCATGCCGGCGGTCTTCCCGGTCTTCACGGCGGGTGCCGCGCTTTGGGTTCTGGGCCAAGGGCTGCAATTCGCCAGCGTCGTGGCGCTAACCGTATCCTTTGGCCTTGGCCTCAGCGCGACGATTCACTTCCTAAACCGTCTGCGACTTGAAGATACGCCCGGAGAAGATCCCGCCATTGCCGTGGAACGGGCGACGATTCTCGTCGGCCCGGCGCTCATTCTGACCTCGATCGTGCTCGCCTGCGGTCTGGCAATGACGATCTTCTCGCAATTGCCGTCGCTGCGGCTTTTCGGCTGGCTGAGTTCTTTCGCGATGCTGACAGCGCTGATCGCCGACCTTTTCATTCTACGGCCGACGATCATGCTGCTTTTGCGCTGGAGCCAGAACCGGCTCTGGAGCTAA
- a CDS encoding cytochrome c biogenesis protein CcdA — protein MATNVTLSAAAAAGLLSFLSPCVLPLVPPYLTFIAGTTIEDVATEKVGRARRDIFLAAVLFVAGFSTVFVALGATASFFGQALRAHIATLSLLAGFAIIAMGLHFLGVFRLNLLYREKRLEVQKPLGLWGAYVMGLAFAFGWTPCIGPILAAILAIAASEATAARGAGLLAIYSLGLGVPFLLAAAALGPFLGFLKRFKAHFGSVERVVGVLLIATGVAFLTGTMQNLSFWLIQAFPGLAKIG, from the coding sequence ATGGCAACAAACGTCACGCTTTCCGCAGCCGCAGCGGCCGGACTCTTGTCCTTTCTCAGCCCCTGCGTTCTACCACTCGTTCCTCCCTATCTGACCTTTATCGCCGGTACGACCATCGAGGACGTGGCGACTGAAAAAGTCGGACGCGCCCGGCGCGACATTTTCCTTGCGGCGGTCCTGTTCGTTGCCGGTTTCTCGACGGTCTTCGTGGCGCTTGGCGCGACAGCCTCATTTTTCGGCCAGGCGTTACGCGCTCATATCGCGACCCTGTCGCTTCTCGCCGGTTTCGCGATCATCGCGATGGGCCTGCATTTCCTCGGCGTTTTCCGTCTGAATCTGCTCTATCGGGAAAAACGCCTCGAGGTTCAAAAGCCGCTCGGTCTCTGGGGCGCTTATGTCATGGGGCTCGCGTTCGCGTTTGGCTGGACGCCGTGCATCGGGCCGATTCTCGCCGCCATTCTGGCGATCGCGGCGTCGGAAGCGACGGCCGCGCGCGGCGCCGGTCTGTTGGCGATCTATTCGCTCGGGCTTGGCGTTCCGTTTTTGCTCGCCGCCGCGGCGCTCGGGCCGTTCCTGGGCTTTTTGAAAAGGTTCAAGGCACATTTCGGCAGCGTTGAGCGCGTCGTCGGCGTGCTGCTGATTGCAACCGGCGTCGCCTTCCTCACCGGCACAATGCAGAACCTATCCTTCTGGCTGATTCAGGCTTTTCCCGGTCTCGCCAAAATCGGCTGA
- a CDS encoding NAD(+) synthase, protein MDFRSIYSQGFARVAACTTTCRLADPGANAEAILALLGEVDAKAAALAVFPELALSGYAIDDLLLQDTLHTAIAAAVERLVAASAHLLPLIFVGAPLRYEGRLYNCALAIHRGQLLGVIPKVHLPNYREFYERRHFASGHGMSGEIVIGDLRAPFGPDLLFVAEDVPGLVVHAEICEDLWVPVPQSSLAALAGATVLANLSASNITIGKSETRQLLIKSQSQRCLAAYLYSAAGKGESTTDLAWDGETTIAENGTILAESARFSDHAQFVLADIDLDLIAQERLRQGTFDDNRRYVGVAPEDFRQIDFRLSPPTGDVGLERNVARFPFVPADPARLAQDCYEAYNIQVSALEQRLTATKIDKLVIGVSGGLDSTHALIVAAKAMDRLGKPRSNILAYTMPGFATSEATKANAFALMKALGVSSKELDITETARLMLTNIGHPYGSGENIYDITFENVQAGLRTDYLFRLANLHGALVLGTGDLSELALGWATYGVGDQMSHYAVNAGVPKTLIQYLIRWCIATGQFAAGVSTTLESILQTEISPELVPAGASGAVQSTEAIIGPYELQDFNLFYVLRYGFRPSKIAFLSEAAWGDVAKGEWPQDFPEDRRHAYDLAQIRGWLEVFIRRFFGFSQFKRSALPNGPKVVAGGSLSPRSDWRAPSDGNAKIWLDDLAKVPKR, encoded by the coding sequence ATGGATTTCCGCTCGATCTATAGTCAGGGTTTTGCACGCGTCGCAGCCTGCACGACGACGTGCCGTCTGGCCGACCCCGGTGCCAATGCGGAGGCAATTCTCGCCTTGCTGGGCGAGGTCGATGCGAAGGCAGCCGCACTCGCGGTTTTCCCCGAACTTGCCTTGTCCGGCTATGCGATCGACGACTTGCTGCTGCAGGATACATTGCATACGGCGATTGCCGCTGCCGTGGAACGCCTCGTGGCAGCATCGGCCCATCTTCTGCCGCTGATATTTGTCGGCGCGCCGCTGCGTTATGAAGGGCGGCTATATAATTGCGCGCTTGCCATTCATCGCGGTCAGTTGCTTGGTGTCATACCGAAGGTTCATCTGCCGAATTATCGTGAGTTTTATGAGCGCCGGCATTTTGCGTCGGGCCATGGGATGAGCGGCGAGATCGTGATCGGCGACCTTCGCGCGCCGTTCGGTCCGGATCTTTTGTTTGTCGCAGAGGATGTGCCCGGCCTCGTCGTTCATGCCGAAATTTGCGAGGACCTTTGGGTGCCGGTGCCGCAATCGTCACTCGCAGCTTTGGCGGGCGCGACGGTCCTCGCCAATCTTTCAGCGAGCAACATTACGATCGGCAAGAGCGAAACACGGCAATTGCTCATCAAGTCGCAATCGCAGCGCTGCCTCGCGGCCTATCTTTATTCCGCGGCCGGGAAGGGCGAATCAACGACCGATCTCGCCTGGGATGGCGAAACAACCATCGCCGAAAATGGCACGATCCTCGCTGAATCGGCGCGCTTCTCCGATCATGCGCAATTCGTGCTCGCCGATATCGATCTTGATCTCATCGCCCAGGAGCGGCTGCGGCAGGGCACGTTCGACGATAACCGCCGCTATGTCGGCGTCGCGCCGGAAGATTTCCGGCAGATCGATTTTCGTCTTTCTCCACCGACGGGGGATGTCGGACTGGAGCGCAACGTCGCGCGTTTTCCGTTCGTCCCGGCTGACCCGGCGCGTTTGGCCCAGGATTGCTACGAGGCCTACAACATTCAGGTGAGCGCCCTCGAGCAGCGTCTCACGGCAACGAAAATCGACAAGCTTGTCATCGGCGTCTCGGGAGGCCTCGACTCGACGCATGCGTTGATCGTCGCGGCCAAAGCGATGGATCGTCTCGGCAAGCCGCGCAGCAACATCCTCGCTTACACGATGCCAGGTTTCGCCACGAGCGAAGCAACCAAGGCCAATGCCTTCGCCCTGATGAAGGCGCTTGGCGTCAGCAGCAAAGAGCTCGATATCACCGAGACCGCGCGGCTGATGCTGACCAACATCGGCCATCCCTACGGCAGCGGCGAAAATATCTACGACATCACTTTCGAGAACGTGCAGGCTGGCTTGCGGACGGATTATCTTTTCCGTCTCGCCAATCTGCACGGCGCGCTGGTCCTCGGCACGGGCGACCTCTCCGAATTGGCGCTTGGTTGGGCCACCTATGGTGTGGGTGACCAGATGTCCCATTACGCGGTCAATGCCGGCGTTCCCAAGACCTTGATCCAATATCTGATCCGCTGGTGCATCGCGACGGGCCAGTTTGCTGCCGGCGTTTCGACGACGCTTGAATCCATTTTGCAGACAGAAATTTCGCCCGAACTCGTCCCCGCTGGCGCGAGCGGCGCCGTGCAAAGCACCGAGGCGATTATCGGCCCCTATGAGCTTCAGGACTTCAATCTTTTCTACGTCTTGCGCTATGGCTTCCGGCCCTCAAAGATCGCATTCCTGTCTGAGGCCGCGTGGGGCGATGTCGCCAAAGGCGAATGGCCGCAGGATTTTCCAGAAGATCGCCGCCACGCTTACGATCTCGCGCAGATTCGCGGCTGGCTTGAGGTTTTCATCCGACGTTTCTTCGGCTTCAGTCAGTTCAAGCGCTCGGCATTGCCGAACGGGCCGAAGGTCGTTGCCGGTGGCTCGCTGTCGCCGCGCAGCGACTGGCGCGCGCCGTCCGATGGCAATGCCAAAATCTGGTTGGACGATCTCGCTAAAGTGCCGAAGCGTTAG
- a CDS encoding EAL domain-containing protein — protein sequence MRPGFLSKLKVTVGDRNVPALQLWIACNFVSMALILVLGMRLGWAFFASHAFLSSLSWDFAWMALVSNLWLLAAIITVRLVMAWLAYHVLDGLRSSEAAARQVAGRDALSGLPNRFLFNALVDAEIARCKRGRHQFALFYLDLDHFKQANDTFGHDVGDRLIVAVTRRLADVLRSCDHFARLGGDEFALMQADVNEPRDCARLAQRILDAMSLPFDIGGQQIFIGISIGIALCPQNATDCQELMRLADLALYRSKQAGRNRFAFFEAKMGEELRMRQSAEDELRTAIENNELELLYQPIISSTDDKIICVEALARWRHKTYGLLSADSFIPLAEERGLIVQLGEWALRRACADAMRWPGIKVAINVSPIQFRQKDFVATVNRVLTESGIDPQRVELELTEGVIIADADLAEHSMIDLRALGVHMVLDDFGTGYSSLIYLRRFAFDKIKIDRSFLESMEDSGESVIIVRSIVDLGRSLGLRVTAEGVETEEQARLLRSISCDELQGFLFARPMSVEDIDQRLEDENARELLPVSARSVA from the coding sequence ATGCGTCCCGGCTTTCTGTCCAAGTTGAAGGTGACGGTCGGCGATCGCAATGTGCCGGCGCTTCAACTTTGGATCGCCTGCAACTTTGTGTCGATGGCGCTCATCCTCGTCCTCGGCATGCGCCTCGGCTGGGCGTTCTTCGCGAGTCATGCCTTTTTGTCATCTTTATCCTGGGACTTCGCATGGATGGCGCTCGTCTCGAACCTCTGGCTGCTGGCCGCCATCATCACGGTTCGGCTGGTGATGGCCTGGCTGGCCTATCACGTTCTTGACGGGCTCCGGAGCAGCGAAGCCGCCGCGCGGCAGGTGGCCGGCCGTGATGCTCTATCCGGTCTGCCCAATCGTTTCCTCTTCAATGCCCTCGTTGATGCAGAAATCGCCCGCTGCAAGCGCGGGCGTCACCAGTTCGCGCTGTTTTACCTCGACCTCGATCATTTCAAGCAAGCCAACGACACTTTCGGCCATGATGTCGGCGACCGTCTGATTGTGGCTGTCACCCGACGCCTGGCCGACGTCCTGCGCTCCTGCGATCATTTTGCTCGTCTCGGCGGCGATGAGTTCGCCCTCATGCAGGCCGATGTAAACGAGCCGCGCGATTGCGCCCGTCTCGCACAGCGCATTCTCGACGCCATGAGCTTGCCGTTCGATATCGGTGGCCAGCAGATTTTCATCGGCATCTCCATCGGGATCGCGCTCTGTCCACAAAATGCGACCGATTGTCAGGAGCTCATGCGGCTTGCCGATCTCGCGCTGTATCGCTCAAAACAGGCCGGGCGCAACCGCTTCGCCTTTTTCGAGGCGAAGATGGGCGAAGAGTTGCGCATGCGGCAGAGCGCAGAAGATGAATTGCGCACGGCGATCGAGAACAATGAGCTCGAACTTCTCTATCAACCAATCATTTCATCGACTGACGACAAAATCATTTGCGTCGAAGCATTGGCGCGCTGGCGACATAAGACCTACGGGCTGCTGTCGGCAGATAGCTTCATCCCGCTCGCCGAGGAGCGCGGCCTTATCGTCCAGCTCGGCGAATGGGCGCTGCGCCGCGCTTGCGCGGATGCCATGCGCTGGCCCGGCATCAAGGTCGCCATCAACGTGTCGCCGATTCAATTTCGGCAAAAGGATTTTGTCGCGACGGTCAATCGTGTTCTGACCGAGTCCGGAATTGACCCTCAGCGTGTCGAGCTTGAATTGACCGAAGGCGTCATCATCGCCGATGCGGACCTCGCCGAACATTCGATGATCGATTTGCGCGCGCTCGGCGTCCACATGGTGCTCGATGACTTTGGCACCGGATATTCGAGCCTGATCTATCTGCGCCGGTTTGCTTTCGACAAAATCAAGATCGACCGCTCGTTCCTTGAATCTATGGAAGACTCCGGCGAAAGCGTCATCATCGTCCGTTCCATCGTCGATCTCGGGCGCTCGCTTGGTCTGCGCGTTACCGCGGAAGGTGTAGAAACCGAGGAGCAGGCGCGACTCTTGCGGTCGATCAGTTGTGACGAATTGCAGGGCTTTTTATTCGCGCGCCCAATGTCGGTCGAGGATATCGATCAACGCCTTGAGGATGAGAACGCGCGGGAGCTTTTGCCGGTCTCCGCGCGCTCGGTCGCTTAA
- a CDS encoding usg protein: MASRSASGRASVSDDFIRQLAGYGLTTAEILYRMPDHPLVLQSFLWQDYDLAPKFPILMKFLAFWQEKLDGPLYSVRVGHSALIKPAEIRTFGTEFRIH; encoded by the coding sequence ATGGCGAGTAGGAGCGCGAGCGGACGGGCGTCGGTTTCAGACGATTTCATCAGACAATTAGCCGGCTACGGTTTAACGACGGCGGAGATTCTCTACCGTATGCCGGATCATCCACTCGTCCTGCAAAGCTTTCTCTGGCAAGACTACGACCTCGCGCCAAAATTCCCGATCTTGATGAAGTTTCTTGCTTTCTGGCAGGAGAAGCTCGACGGGCCGCTCTATAGCGTCCGCGTCGGCCACTCAGCTTTGATTAAGCCGGCCGAGATTCGCACGTTCGGGACCGAATTCCGCATTCACTGA
- the pcaD gene encoding 3-oxoadipate enol-lactonase translates to MTETIIDGDAFNIIVEGDADAPAILLVHSLGTNLHVFDRQVAALTPHFRLVRFDARGHGGSRVSEGPYSIDQLGKDALAVLDALKIDKAHFVGLSAGGLIGLWLLRHAPERIERAVLANVAAQIGSADIWNERIRTVAANGVEALAPGLVENWFTRQYREQHPEVIERFEQTLAAMSSEGYAGGAVAVRDADFRSGLAEVRHPVLVVVGKHDSVTPPGVGALVAGAIPGAKTVTLEAAHLSPVEAAEAFNDAVLEFLLDAGIEPEVGALASEAPPKRPRKPRTPKPKPAPIAEPAHEVHAGPVAVEPPKPRPRAAPKPKAEEPAVPAPVARPARKSAAKKSTPKKSAAKKSMAKKSAAKKTTRKAVAKKRVVKKATVKKVAAKKAGLKKAVKKSARKQAAKKHTVAKKAPRKTAAKKHASKKAVKKAARKGVVKKLARKTAKRSAKKAIVRKTLRRGPARRGGRR, encoded by the coding sequence ATGACAGAAACCATCATCGACGGCGATGCCTTCAATATCATTGTCGAGGGCGACGCGGACGCCCCGGCGATCTTGCTGGTGCATTCGCTGGGGACCAATCTTCATGTTTTCGATCGGCAAGTCGCGGCCCTGACACCGCACTTCCGGCTTGTCCGCTTCGATGCGCGGGGCCATGGCGGCAGTCGCGTCAGCGAGGGGCCCTATTCGATCGATCAGCTCGGCAAGGACGCCCTCGCGGTCCTCGATGCGTTGAAGATCGATAAGGCGCATTTTGTCGGTCTATCGGCGGGCGGCCTTATCGGGCTGTGGCTGCTGCGTCATGCGCCGGAGCGGATCGAACGTGCTGTTCTCGCCAATGTCGCAGCGCAGATCGGCAGCGCGGATATCTGGAACGAGCGCATCCGCACGGTGGCGGCAAATGGCGTCGAAGCCCTCGCGCCGGGTCTCGTCGAGAATTGGTTCACCCGGCAATATCGCGAGCAGCATCCCGAAGTGATCGAACGTTTTGAACAGACGCTGGCGGCGATGAGCTCCGAGGGTTATGCGGGCGGCGCCGTGGCTGTGCGGGATGCCGATTTCCGCTCTGGGCTCGCCGAGGTTCGCCATCCAGTTCTTGTGGTCGTTGGCAAGCATGATTCGGTGACGCCGCCAGGCGTCGGCGCTTTGGTTGCGGGCGCTATTCCCGGGGCGAAGACTGTGACTCTGGAAGCGGCGCATCTGTCGCCGGTCGAAGCCGCCGAGGCGTTCAACGATGCCGTCCTCGAATTTTTGCTCGATGCGGGCATAGAACCCGAAGTCGGAGCGCTGGCGAGCGAAGCGCCGCCGAAACGGCCTCGTAAACCCCGCACGCCAAAGCCAAAGCCCGCGCCAATCGCGGAGCCCGCGCACGAAGTTCATGCCGGGCCTGTCGCGGTCGAACCGCCGAAGCCGCGGCCCCGCGCCGCGCCGAAACCGAAGGCTGAAGAACCGGCGGTTCCGGCCCCGGTTGCACGGCCCGCACGTAAATCAGCGGCCAAGAAATCCACGCCCAAGAAATCAGCGGCCAAGAAATCCATGGCGAAGAAATCTGCCGCGAAAAAAACGACGCGCAAAGCCGTTGCGAAAAAACGCGTCGTGAAAAAGGCGACGGTCAAGAAGGTCGCGGCGAAGAAGGCCGGACTGAAGAAGGCGGTCAAAAAATCGGCGCGTAAACAGGCTGCCAAAAAGCACACGGTCGCCAAAAAGGCACCACGCAAAACGGCAGCGAAAAAACACGCGTCCAAGAAGGCAGTGAAAAAGGCGGCTCGCAAGGGCGTGGTCAAGAAGCTGGCGCGCAAAACGGCCAAGCGTTCGGCGAAGAAAGCGATCGTCAGGAAAACGCTGCGTCGAGGCCCGGCGCGTCGCGGCGGACGGCGGTAA